A window of Nitrospirota bacterium contains these coding sequences:
- the guaA gene encoding glutamine-hydrolyzing GMP synthase, translating to MQKDRILVLDFGSQYTQLIARRIRELSVYSEIMPFNAPLKRIREFEPLGIVLSGGPSSVYDRDAPMLDMAVFKLGIPILGICYGMQIMAHMLKGKVAKAQRREYGKAELISDKPTVLFNGIKKTSSVWMSHGDRIEKLPHDFEKLAHTENSPIAVIGDKKRNLYALQFHPEVVHTESGKQILKNFVMKVCHAKPTWTMRSFVETAKEDISSMVGKGNVICGISGGVDSSVTAVLVHEAIGDNLTCIFVDNGLLREGEAKKVETTLRKNFHMKIQCVDAEERFLRKLKGITDPERKRKIIGNEFIRVFEEEARKLKGVSFLAQGTLYPDVIESVSFKGPSATIKSHHNVGGLLKRMRLKLIEPLRELFKDEVRVLGKELGMPDEILKRHPFPGPGLAIRIIGDVTKPRLDILRKADSIVLEEIKRAGLYQELWQAFAVLLPVKSVGVMGDERTYENVIALRAVNSVDGMTADWAKLPYDILGKISNRIINEVRGINRVVFDISSKPPSTIEWE from the coding sequence ATGCAAAAAGACAGGATTCTGGTATTGGATTTTGGCTCTCAGTATACACAGCTCATAGCAAGAAGAATCAGGGAATTAAGCGTTTATTCCGAGATAATGCCTTTTAATGCACCTCTAAAGAGGATAAGGGAATTTGAACCCCTCGGCATCGTGCTTTCAGGAGGGCCCTCAAGCGTATATGACAGAGATGCTCCTATGCTCGATATGGCGGTCTTTAAGCTCGGCATCCCTATCCTTGGAATCTGCTATGGAATGCAGATTATGGCACATATGCTTAAAGGTAAGGTGGCAAAGGCTCAGAGAAGGGAATACGGAAAGGCAGAGCTTATCAGTGACAAACCAACCGTGCTTTTTAATGGCATTAAAAAAACCTCCTCTGTGTGGATGAGCCATGGCGATAGGATCGAGAAACTCCCCCATGACTTCGAAAAACTTGCACATACAGAGAACTCCCCTATTGCAGTAATAGGAGACAAAAAAAGAAACCTCTATGCCCTTCAGTTTCATCCTGAGGTGGTTCATACGGAAAGCGGAAAACAGATATTGAAGAACTTTGTTATGAAGGTCTGCCATGCCAAACCCACATGGACTATGCGCTCCTTCGTAGAGACTGCAAAAGAAGACATAAGTTCGATGGTTGGCAAAGGCAATGTCATCTGTGGAATAAGCGGAGGAGTGGATTCCTCTGTAACTGCCGTTTTAGTGCATGAGGCAATAGGAGATAACCTTACATGTATATTCGTTGACAATGGTCTCCTGAGGGAAGGAGAGGCTAAAAAAGTGGAAACTACCCTGAGAAAGAACTTTCATATGAAGATACAGTGTGTTGATGCCGAAGAAAGATTCTTGAGAAAGCTTAAGGGAATCACTGACCCCGAAAGAAAAAGAAAGATTATTGGCAATGAATTCATCCGTGTCTTCGAGGAAGAGGCAAGAAAGCTCAAGGGTGTTTCATTTCTTGCACAGGGAACCCTTTATCCTGATGTCATAGAGTCTGTCTCATTCAAAGGACCCTCTGCTACCATTAAGAGCCATCATAATGTAGGAGGGCTTCTTAAAAGAATGAGGCTTAAATTAATAGAGCCCCTGAGGGAGCTTTTTAAAGACGAGGTAAGGGTTTTGGGCAAGGAGCTTGGTATGCCTGATGAGATACTGAAGAGGCATCCCTTCCCGGGTCCAGGGCTTGCTATAAGGATCATAGGAGATGTTACAAAACCGAGGCTTGATATTCTTAGGAAGGCAGACTCTATAGTTCTTGAGGAGATTAAAAGGGCAGGGCTTTATCAAGAATTGTGGCAGGCATTTGCAGTTCTCCTTCCTGTAAAGAGCGTTGGTGTGATGGGTGATGAAAGGACTTATGAGAATGTCATAGCTCTCAGGGCAGTTAATTCTGTTGATGGAATGACTGCTGACTGGGCAAAACTTCCTTACGATATTTTGGGGAAGATCTCAAATAGGATTATAAACGAAGTAAGGGGGATAAACAGGGTTGTCTTTGACATATCCTCAAAGCCCCCAAGCACGATTGAGTGGGAGTGA
- a CDS encoding site-specific DNA-methyltransferase, giving the protein MEAKDYRDRSYLSAIEAATYLHTSVSGIHNLVRKGIIKAKIAVSGQMRFDLKDLKKLTLTLIVPSKRKPIVDKFSELNINETVQRIFIKNSMKMEALKSESIHLMITSPPYFNTKMYSKEHIDGDLSDIHDIEEWFEKIGAVWSEVFRVLQPGRKAFINIMNLPIRERHGFRTLNLAGRTIDLCEKIGFIFKRDIIWHKTNAVRAHFGTYPYPGGILINNMHEFILEFNKPEKKGFSKYGHLTKEQKEQSKLDKGFWIEIKKSDVWVMKPQGSGDRRNHIAPFPYELPFRLVKAFSYIGETVFDPFMGSGTTLIAAADLKRNGVGYEINPEIASEAVRNLRNYQTRLI; this is encoded by the coding sequence ATAGAAGCAAAGGATTACAGAGATAGGAGTTATCTTTCTGCTATTGAAGCTGCCACTTATTTACATACATCCGTTAGCGGTATTCATAACTTAGTTCGTAAAGGCATCATTAAGGCAAAGATTGCTGTAAGCGGACAGATGCGATTTGACCTAAAAGACTTAAAAAAACTCACTTTGACATTAATAGTCCCTTCAAAAAGAAAACCCATAGTTGATAAGTTTTCAGAATTAAATATTAATGAAACGGTTCAAAGAATATTTATAAAGAATTCTATGAAAATGGAGGCTCTAAAGTCCGAGTCAATTCATCTAATGATAACTTCGCCTCCTTATTTTAATACCAAGATGTATTCTAAAGAGCATATTGATGGAGACTTAAGTGATATTCATGATATAGAAGAGTGGTTTGAGAAGATCGGCGCGGTTTGGAGCGAGGTTTTCAGGGTTTTGCAACCGGGTAGAAAAGCCTTTATAAATATAATGAATTTACCGATAAGAGAAAGACATGGTTTTAGGACATTAAATCTGGCTGGAAGAACCATAGACCTGTGCGAAAAAATAGGCTTTATTTTTAAGCGTGATATTATATGGCATAAAACCAATGCTGTGAGGGCACATTTTGGAACATATCCTTATCCAGGAGGGATTTTAATCAACAATATGCATGAATTCATATTGGAGTTTAATAAGCCTGAAAAGAAAGGATTTAGTAAATATGGACATCTTACTAAAGAGCAGAAAGAGCAGTCCAAACTTGACAAGGGATTCTGGATAGAAATCAAAAAGAGTGATGTATGGGTTATGAAACCACAAGGAAGCGGAGACAGGAGAAATCATATCGCACCATTTCCTTATGAGCTTCCATTTAGACTGGTAAAGGCATTTAGCTATATTGGAGAAACGGTTTTTGACCCTTTTATGGGTTCCGGGACGACTCTGATAGCTGCAGCTGATTTAAAAAGGAATGGTGTAGGGTATGAGATTAACCCTGAGATTGCTTCTGAGGCAGTAAGGAATCTAAGAAACTATCAAACAAGGTTGATATAA